The following is a genomic window from Micromonospora cathayae.
GCCGAGGTGCCGCTCCAGCCACGACCGCAGCAGCGGGTCGCCGGTGTACGGGTCGGACGGTGCCGGGACCTGTTGCACGAAGCGGACCATCGGGCACTCCTGGTGTTTCACGACGGGGTTGCGTCGACCGTAGACGATGCCTGCCGGCGGCGACAGCCGTGACCGGCTGCGCGGGCGGTGTCGGGTTATCTAGCGTGGGTCATCATGTCCTCGGCGTCGTGGTCCCGTCCGCACCGGCCGCACCGGCCGGTGCGGGCCGGCGCGACCGTCGTCGCCGCGCTGCTCGGGTTGTGTTGTGTGGGGGTGGCCGGGCTGGGCGTGTGGAACGTGCAGGCGGTCCGGCAGGCCGACGCGCCGGTCCGCGCCACCGCCGACGCGTTCCTCACCGAGGTCACCGCCGGTGACGCCGACGCCGCCTACCGGCGGTTGTGTGCGCCGGCCCGGTCCCGGTGGTCACCGATCGGGTTCGCCGCGTGGGTGCGTACCCCGCCGGTGCTGACCGGCCACCAGATCACCGACGTGTCGGTGGCGACCCGCGACGGCCGGCCGACCGGCACGGTCACCGTGCGGCTGACCCGCGACGGCGGGGCCGCCGAACAGCGTGACCTGCCGGTGGTGAAGGAGGACGGCGGGTGGCGGGTCTGCGGTGACCCGTTCTGACGCCGCACACCGGCTCGTCGACCGTCCGACCCGCCGAACACCGCGGCGACCGCCCCGGCGGTCGGCTGCGGCGGCTGTTGCCGCAGCGCGCCGGTCGACGCCTCACACCGGCACCGGCTCGTCGACCAGGTGACCGTCCCGCAGGGTGAGCACCCGGTCGGCGACCCGCATCATCGTCGGGTCGTGCGTGGCGACCAGCGCGGTCATGCCCCGGGCCCGGACCAGGGCCCGCAGCAGGTCCATCACCGCCTGGCCGGTCTCGGAGTCCAACTGGCCGGTGGGTTCGTCGGCGATCAGCAGCGCCGGGTCGTGGGCCAGGGCCCGCGCCACGGCCACCCGCTGCTGCTGCCCGCCGGACATCTCGTACGGGCGTTGCCGGGCGTGTCCGCCCAGGCCGACCAGTTCCAGCAGCACCGCGACCCGCTGGTCACGTTCGGCGGCCGGCACCTTCGTCAGCCGCAGCGGCAGGCCGACGTTCTCCGCCGCCGAGAGGATCGGGATC
Proteins encoded in this region:
- a CDS encoding ABC transporter ATP-binding protein, with amino-acid sequence MSEPLVVVDGVSRDYPGAGQVVHALRDVSFTAGHGELVAVRGRSGAGKTTLLNLVGGLDRPTAGRIRVAGRDVTAGAERDLLALRRDTVGFVFQSFGLIPILSAAENVGLPLRLTKVPAAERDQRVAVLLELVGLGGHARQRPYEMSGGQQQRVAVARALAHDPALLIADEPTGQLDSETGQAVMDLLRALVRARGMTALVATHDPTMMRVADRVLTLRDGHLVDEPVPV